Genomic window (Bradyrhizobium sp. 186):
GCCAGTCTCACGCGCGCGGTCGAAGTTCAGCAGCGCGGAATAGGCGTGACCGAGATGCAGAAGGCCGTTCGGGCTGGGGGCAAATCGGAAAACGGGTGGCGTCATCAGACAGATCTCGTCATGGCCGGACTTGACCTAGCCGGTCGAAGCCTCGGCTTCGTCATTCCTGGGCGGTCCGTAGGACCGAGTCCGGAATCTCGAGATTCCGGGCTCGATGCTCCGGCGTCGCGCTTCGCACGATCCCGTCGCATCGCCCCGGAATGACGGAGTAAGATATTCGACAAGGGGTCAAGCCCGCGCATGACGAGTTAGGCCACAATGACCATCCACCTCGAAACCCAGTCCGATCTCGAAGAGGCAGTTCATGAGCTGATCAAGCGCGATCCGCGCCTGAAGCCCGTGCTTGCGACTGCGGGCATGCCCGCGTTGCGGCGGCGCGAGCCGGGTTTTGCGGGGCTTGCGCACATCGTCTGCGGACAGCAGCTTTCGACCGCGAGCGCCGCGGCGATCTGGGGGCGGCTGTCCACCGCCTTCGATCCGTTCGATCATCACGTGGTGCGGCGCGCCCGCACCGACCGATTGGGGCGGCTCGGCCTTTCCGCCGCCAAGATCAAGACGTTGAAGCATCTCGCGCGCGAAATCACGGCGGACCGGCTGAACCTCGAGGTGCTGGCCGAAGAGGATGCCGATGCCGCGCATCACACCCTGATCTCGCTGCCCGGCATCGGGCCCTGGACCGCGGACGTCTATCTGCTGTTCTGCCTCGGCCACGGCGATGCATGGCCGGTCGGCGACCTCGCCGTGCAGGAGGGCATCCGCATCGGGCTCGGGCTACAAGCGCGGCCGACGGAAAAGCAGATGGCGCCGCTCGCCGAACCCTGGCGGCCACTGCGCGGAGCCGCCGCGCATCTGTGGTGGAGCTACTATCGCGCCATGAAGAAGCGCGAGGGCGTGATCACGGCGTGAGCAACCAAACAGCGTTTAAAACTATGTTGCCGTTGCAAACGACGCGCACGTGAACGATGAGATGCCGGCGCGGACCAGAGCGGGGATCGAACCATGACAGCCACCGACTTCATCGTTGCGCGAAACGATTTCGAAACCTGCAAGGTGATCGCGACAGAGCTTCCCGACTCGGATGCGCTGCCGCCTGACGCCCTGCTCGTGAAGGTCGACCGGTTCGCCTTCACCGCCAACAACATCACCTACGCGGTGCTCGGCGACGAGCTGAAATATTGGCAGCTCTTCCCCGCGCCGAACGGCTTCGGCAACATTCCGGTATGGGGCCTTGGCGAGGTGGTCGCCTCCAGGCATCCGAATGTTGCCGTGGGCGAGCGGCTGTTCGGCTATTTCCCGATGGCGACGCATCTCGTCATCGAGGCCGCCGATGTCAGCAAGCGCAGCTTGCGCGACGGCGCCGCGCACCGGCAAGGCGTGGCCCCGGTCTACAACGCCTATGCACGCGTCAGCGGCGATCCCGCTTACGCGGGACGGCAAGGCGACTATCAGGCGCTGCTGCGGCCACTGTTCATGCTGTCGTTCCTGGTCGACGATTTTCTAGCCGAGAACGACGATTTCGGCGCGCGTGCTGTGCTGCTATCGAGCGCCTCGAGCAAGACCGCGTTCGGGCTTGCCCATCTCCTGCATACGCGGGGCCGCAAGGTGATCGCCCTGACATCGGCCGGCAATACCGGTTTCGTCGCGTCGCTCGGCTGCTATGACGAGGTCGTCACCTATGACCGCGTGACCTCGCTGCCGCCGGACGTTCCCGTCGCCTTCGTCGACATGGCCGGCAACAGCGCGCTGCGTGCGGAGTTGCACCGGCATTTCGGTTACCAGATGAAGTGCTCCGTGCGCGTCGGATTGACGCATCGCGCCAGCGATGCCGACGAAGGCGAACTGCCCGGCGCAAAGCCGCGCTGGTTCTTCGCCCCGGACCAGATCCGCAAGCGCGCCAAGGAATGGGGCCCGGGCGGAATCGAGCAGCGCCTTGGCGCGGCATGGTCAGGTTTTGCGCCGCTGCTGGAGAGATGCCTGACCGTGGTGGAGAGCCGCGGACCCGAGGCGGTACGGCAGGTCTACCTCGACACGCTGAAGGGTCGTATTCCGCCTGAGCAGGGCCACATGCTTTCACTGCTCGGGTAAACCGCTTTTGGCGTAGGCTGATCCAGTATAGCGTCGTGCTCGATTATTGGAGCATGATCTATTCGGAAAACCGCTGCACACTTTTCCGGATCATGCTCCAGAGGAAACGCCGCGAAGACGGCCACGAGGTCGCGCATGCTGGACAGGACGAAGGATATTGCCGTATCCGCGCAGGCTTGGCTCGACGAGTTCAAGCGCACGCTAGGCAAGCCTGATCGCGATGCGCTGCACCGCCTTTTCCTCGCCGACGGCTTCTGGCGCGACGTGCTGGCGTTGAGCTGGAACCTGCAGACGATCGCCGGTCGCGATGCAATCACGAACGCGCTGACAGCGCTCGCACCGAAGGCGGCGCCGGCCAGCTTCAGGATCGCGCCGAACCGCGCACCGCCGCGCTGGGTAACTCGTGCCGGCACCAACAACCTCGAAGCGATCT
Coding sequences:
- a CDS encoding DUF2855 family protein, with product MTATDFIVARNDFETCKVIATELPDSDALPPDALLVKVDRFAFTANNITYAVLGDELKYWQLFPAPNGFGNIPVWGLGEVVASRHPNVAVGERLFGYFPMATHLVIEAADVSKRSLRDGAAHRQGVAPVYNAYARVSGDPAYAGRQGDYQALLRPLFMLSFLVDDFLAENDDFGARAVLLSSASSKTAFGLAHLLHTRGRKVIALTSAGNTGFVASLGCYDEVVTYDRVTSLPPDVPVAFVDMAGNSALRAELHRHFGYQMKCSVRVGLTHRASDADEGELPGAKPRWFFAPDQIRKRAKEWGPGGIEQRLGAAWSGFAPLLERCLTVVESRGPEAVRQVYLDTLKGRIPPEQGHMLSLLG
- a CDS encoding DNA-3-methyladenine glycosylase 2 family protein, which codes for MTIHLETQSDLEEAVHELIKRDPRLKPVLATAGMPALRRREPGFAGLAHIVCGQQLSTASAAAIWGRLSTAFDPFDHHVVRRARTDRLGRLGLSAAKIKTLKHLAREITADRLNLEVLAEEDADAAHHTLISLPGIGPWTADVYLLFCLGHGDAWPVGDLAVQEGIRIGLGLQARPTEKQMAPLAEPWRPLRGAAAHLWWSYYRAMKKREGVITA